The genomic interval TCAACAGTCACCAATAGAATTAGATGACCATCTTGTTTTATCTAGTCTCAACAGTTTGGTGGCTGAGGTAAATTACATATATAGTGCCCATTACCTAATTAATTGAATATGTTTCTTGCCTCATGCTGACCATTTCCCATGGAAAAATTCTTCCATTAGTGTGAAAAAAGCTAGATGCATTTTTTCtgtatgaatttttttgtgtatCATCCATTTTTCCTTAAAACACATTTTTCATGTGCACGTCTGGTACCATCGTATTTATGCTAAGGCCTTTGTTGTGAATATTCGGTGTGCATGATATCatgttgatttgttttcatttgtcCCTTTCTTGGCATCTTTTGCATGCTGACATCATCCATGTACACACAGGCTGATAGAATTGTACAGCATCAGGATGATGACAACCCAGTGTGTAAATTTGAGGAAAAATCAGTGTCTGCCACTAGGATTGATGACCATCAAAGTGATAGCAATCAAGCCCCATGGATGATTCGATCTGAATCTCCAGTGAGCTCAAGCAAAGATGAGCAACAAAGTCCAGTTTCTGTTCTTGAATCTTCTTTGGACGCGGAAGACATTTACTCTGgtgattttgagaaaattaGTGCTGATCTTCAAGGCAAGTAATTGAGTTCTTGTTTCCCTAACATCTTATTACTAATTCATGTTATTAAGTTTGATTTGTTGGGATATCACAGGACTGAGAATGCAACTGCGACTTCTCAAGATGGAAGCTACAGACAGCGCAGATGACACTGAGCTAATATTGAGTGATGATGAGCTTACCTCAGCAAGTCAGCCACCGCCAGATAAGGAAATATCCCATGCTTTTAGGGATGAAGAAGAAAGGGATTTCTCTTATGTACTTGATATGCTGATTGTTTTGGGCATTAATGCTGCTAACCGGGATCAGCTACTAGACGTGTGCTACTTAGCAGAGTGCCCAGCTGGACCTGATGTATTTGACATACTTGAAAACAAGTACAATAGCCTCATTCTATGGCCGTCACCTGAGAGGAAGCTCCTGTTTGATCTCGCAAACGATGTCATCACAGATATAATCACCTCTCTGATGCAGCGGAGCTCAAAGGGCTTGTCTTGGAGTTGGTCGACCAGATTGGACCAGGAGGGATTTGTTGAGGTGGTGTGGCAAAGGGTGATCGAGCTCCGACAAGAAATGGAGTATGCTCATGAGGGTCTATTTATGGACTTGGGGTGGGTTGGTTCTGAAGACGGCATTGATCTTATTGCTAGTGAAGTCGGGAGAATGTTACATGAGGATCTCCTGCAGGAAACCATATCCGGGTTTCTAGGGGTGACAAAATCTGCTATGTTCTGTGGCTAGACATGATTTGATCCCTACAGCCATTAAAGCATACTGGCAGTTCAGTGGTTGATGCCTTGATGGTTGCTGGAAGCTGCCACGAATTGGTCAAAGaactttgaaaattttctcgTGGCTACTGAAAAACAGAAGGTGAGATTGTTTTAGCCTTTAGGTGTGCTGGCGACTGTCAGCCAAGTAAATTTCCGGTTGGAACTGGTTGTAACTATGGGGGTTTAATAACTGTGACCTAGGAGTTGGCCCTCCTGActagacaagaaaaaaaagtacattTTCTGTGGCATGATGCCGGAGTATAAGTTTTGGCATGAACCAAAATCGTATATGTGTTGAATTTACCTGCATGCAAGTAATACCTGTGTTATTCTTGTTAGCTAATGTGGCAATGCTAGTGTTTATTCCATATTCAGTGGGGAAGCATACGTCCGAGGAAGATGCTAGCTTTGACATTCTTGCTGTAATGTCGTGACTTGTGAGCTTGCGATTGCAAAGCTGGGAACACCCTCGTTCCGCCCAATGCTATTGGGTTCGAGTGACTGGTGAACCTGTTCCAATTTGGTGCAGACTGCTGAAAATCCGTTCAGTCTTGCCGTTAATTCATGCGTGCAACAGCTTATAAgccaacatttaaatttttaatattaaattggttttatgtttttttatcatagtttactttataatgtttgatttgaATCGCTTTAGacagtatataaaagttgtacttataaatcatttttcgaTCAGTCTCAGGTTTTATTCCAAAAAGCAAAACGATTGGAGCGATAATTATCTTCCTATAATCTTCCAGAAATTCTTGCAGCAGTGTAAGGCCAAGAGGCCAACTCCTCCTCTAATCACTTGAGCAGGCTGGAGGAGTACATGGCCGGTCTATTGCCTGCCCCTGATGTTCATGTGGCATCGTGCCATCGTCTGCACGAAAGTACCAACCGCACCTCGTCTCTCCCAGAGGTTTAGGTTAATCTTGGACGCTGTTCCCAACTGCAACTAACACAAAAACCACACAAAGCGCCATCAGCAACTCCACCCATGGCGCATCAATCCTTGCTGCGAGCGAAACTCGCTATAAAATCCTTGCTGCGACATGCAAAGCAGCACTTGCAATCTGCAGTACGTTCTTGTCCGGCAGCAGAGCGGGCGAGCATGGCTGGCAGTGGCAGCTGCCCGGCCGTCAAGGCGGCACTGCGGTTAGTGGTGAtcgcgctcgcggcggcgaATTGCGCACTCGCCGGCCGCGTCCTCGACGAGCAGCCTGCGGCAGCAGCGCCGGTGCCGGTGGAGGCTCCTCTGCCAGCCGACCCGTTGCCCGCGCCGACCGACCCGCCCGCTGACCCGGTGGTATCGACCGTGGCCGTGCcagccggcggcgctgctgcggcgggcaatgcgggcgcgggagctggcggtgctgccgctgccggcgcgGGCGACCACCCGCTGACGTTCTTCATGCACGACATCCTCGGCGGGTCGCAGCCGTCGGCGCGCATCGTGACCGGCGTGGTGGCGAGCGCCGCGGCGAACGGGCAGCTCCCGTTCGCGCGGCCGAACGAGAACATCTTCCCCATCCAGGGCGCGGTGCCGCTGCCGCAGGGCGCGAGCAACCTCATCGACGGCAACAACGTCCCCTACGTCGCCGGCCTCGGCGGCACGTCCGCCACCATCGTCCAGAGCAACGGCAACACCGTCAACGGCGGCAGCAAGAACACCCCATTCATCAACGCCGGCGACCTGCCGTCCGGCGTCACGCTCCAGAACCTCCTCTTCGGCACCACCACCGTCATCGACGACGAGCTCACCGAGGGCCAcgagctcggcgccgccgtcgtcggcagGGCGCAGGGGTTTTACGTCGCCAGCTCGCAGGACGGCACCAGCAAGACGCTCGCGCTCACGGCCATGTtcgacggcggggaggagcACGGCGACACGCTCAGCTTCTTCGGTGTCCACCGGATGGCGGCGCCCGAGTCCCACGTCGCCATCATCGGCGGCACGGGCAAATACGAGAACGCCAAGGGGTTCGCGGCCATCGAGACGCTGCACTCCGGTGACGAGCACACaaccgacggcgtcgagactcTCCTCCAGTTCAGCATTCACCTCATCTGAGCTCCTCCTTCCATATAGTTCATCTTAAGATTTTGGCCTTGCAGCTTATGCTGCTCCTCAGCTTCATGAAATGTTTGTAATTTCAAGTACTACGTGACATTGTATTCTACATGTACTGTACCTTGTATACAATGCACTAGTTGCTTTGATGAGTTTGATCACATGATTATATAGTAGTATTATTGAGGCAACTGAAGTATCTTTCTGATGTCCTCTAGTAGAGGAAATCCCCAGAACAGAtaataacaaagtaaaaatacaaagaaaaaaaaagttctacgTAAATTTCTACTACTGTTGACTGCAGTAAGTTTCTGATAACAACATCCTTTGATAATACTGATGTATCAAagaaatcaaaacaaaacaagagattacctgtaaaaaaaaaaaagaattgccTCAAAGAAGAAAATTTGGGCAAGTTGTCTGTAATTCTGCAGCTAAGCTTGT from Oryza brachyantha chromosome 3, ObraRS2, whole genome shotgun sequence carries:
- the LOC102709068 gene encoding dirigent protein 25; the protein is MAGSGSCPAVKAALRLVVIALAAANCALAGRVLDEQPAAAAPVPVEAPLPADPLPAPTDPPADPVVSTVAVPAGGAAAAGNAGAGAGGAAAAGAGDHPLTFFMHDILGGSQPSARIVTGVVASAAANGQLPFARPNENIFPIQGAVPLPQGASNLIDGNNVPYVAGLGGTSATIVQSNGNTVNGGSKNTPFINAGDLPSGVTLQNLLFGTTTVIDDELTEGHELGAAVVGRAQGFYVASSQDGTSKTLALTAMFDGGEEHGDTLSFFGVHRMAAPESHVAIIGGTGKYENAKGFAAIETLHSGDEHTTDGVETLLQFSIHLI